TATACCAGTGCTTAGCATAGTGCTTGACCCATAACTGATGCTTCATCACTGTTTGCTGAATGGTACTAGGTATCTCTTTCatagcatttcattttattttattgtcgtGAGTTTTCCTGTGTTCTTTTTCAATATAAACTCCATAGGGAACAGGcctggtggctgacacctgtaatcccagcactttgggaggctgaggggcagatcacctgaggtggggagttcgagactggcctggccaacatggaaaaaccccatttttactaaaaacacaaaaaaattagctgggtgttgtggcacatgcctgtaatcctagctacttgggaggctgaggcaggagaatcacttgaacccgggaggcagaggttgcactccaacctgggcaacatgagcgaaactcgggagaaaacaaacaaaaactccttaTGGATAGGGACTTCCTCATTATTTGTCTGCCCTCTAGTGTCTGGCGTGGTACCTGACACATAGTGAGGGCCTGGCAAGTAATTTTTGGACACAGGggcttgtttttctttaagcGTTCTTACAGGGTCTTGCTTCTTgtccttttttcaattttttttttttttttttttttttgaggtggagtactcttgttgtccgggctggagtgcagtggtgtgatctcagctctcagcagcctccacctcccgggttcaagtgattctcctgcctcagcctccaacttCCCccacccagtagctgggattacaggtgtccaccatcacgcctggctaattttttagtatttctaatagagatggggttttgccttgttggccagcctggtctggaactcctggcctctggcgatccacctgccttggccttctttAACTGTTCTCATAGATACTGAAGGAGTCTTGTCTTTAAGTACCTATGGTATGAGGTGGGTAAGTCACCCCAGCTAATGGGGCTTTTCCCATTTGGTTCTTATAACAACTTGGCAGGACTACCGTTTAGGAGAGGAAAAggccagggcttttttttttttttttttttttttttctttttaatatatatggagacagggtcttgttattctgaccaggctgatcttgaactcctgggctcaagccatcctccttcctcagcctcctaaagttctgggattataggtgtgagccactgtgcctggagaAGCCAGTGCTTAATgagtgtttgctgaatgaatgcctCTTGTGTCTGCTACATTGAGCTCACTTGAAGGTGAGGGAAgctcagagaagaaaagacaggcCCTTCTCCCCAGGCCTGACCCAAAGGCACCGTGTAAGCCCCAAGCCTGGCAGATTCTTGGATGAACTTGCCTATGACCTCTCACCCAGGTCCCTACATCCCTACCCGACCGACGTCGCCGCTTCCTGGCCATGAAGTGGATGATCACTGAGTGCCGGGAGAACAAGCATCGGCGAACAATGTTGCCGGAGAAGCTGTCACACGAGCTGCTGGAGGCTTTTCATAACCAGGGCCCCGTCGTCAAGAGGAAGCATGACATGCACAAGATGGCTGAGGCCAACCGTGCCCTGGCTCACTACCGCTGGTGGTAGAGGCTCCAGGAGCCCAGAGCCCTCTGCCGCAAGaaacagtgtgagccactgcacactgaAAAATACCTTTGATTAAGGATGTAGCTGCTTTGTAAGGGTGGGCAAGCCTCAGAAGAAAGATGCAGTAGCACATTTACTGTCCAGGAATCCTTTCTTTGAGGCTAGAACTTGCTCTCTCTGCCCCCATTGCCTTGTAAAGACCCCACATTGACTTGGGGATTTCCTGCAGGAAACTCAGGTCCCAGTCTTCTCTTCCCTCAGCTTGGGGTGGACCTTTGGATATAAAAGGAAGCAGTTTTAGTATCAGAAAAGATTTATTGGAAAATTCTGACGCTGACCTGGTATAGCATGTGGTGCAGTGCCACCATTCACTGAAACTCCCTGGAGGAAATAGGCTTGTTTCCCAAGTTGTCTTTgtacaaaatgtataaaaagtagTTTCTGGTGTGACTTGTGCTCTGCCTCTGCCCCTTGATATCCCAAAGCATCCTACCAATGGCTATGCTTACCcgatttacagatggggaaactgaggcaccaaggTAGCAGTTACAGTAATGGTTACACAGTGTAGTGGCTCTTAGGAGCTGCCCTTCTCTGCCTGGCCTtggtgggaggtggtgggggaaggggctCAGGGCAGGACCATGGCGTAAGTGGGAAACATCTCACCAGGAGATGAGAAAGTCTAGAAGGGAAGACGCTCAAAGTCTGGGAGGGGCAGAGACTCCACTGCCAGCTTCAGAGGTGGATAGAAGAAAGGCTGGTGCTGGCAAGTTAGCCCTGATCTGGAGGCCTAGTCAGAGACTTCGCTGTAGTAATACTTGTGGGCAGCTGGTGTCGTCTTCCAGCCGGCTGCCCGGAACTCAATGAtctccagcagcagcagctgggccAGGGAGCTGAGGCCGGTTGGGAGCAGGAAGCCATCCCGGATCAGCACAAAGAGCTCATCCATGCGCTGCCCGTTCATTTTCTCCAGCTGCTCCCCAACTCGGTGCAGCTGCAACACCAAACAGTCCACCTGCAGGGGACAGTGGGAGTGACACGAGTGAACCAGGGCAGGGCCAGCTTCTCACAGCATTTGCTGAGTGCCGGGCGCTGTGCTTTGCGTTTACACTTGTTCTCTTGCTCCCTCTTCATCCAGTGGGTATTTCCACATCTTACAGAGGAAGAAACGAGTTCAGGGACTTGACTGAGTTCCCTCATCTAGCCAGGCTCCACTCAATGCCTGTCTCCAAACCACTTCATaccactctcctgcctccccacaTTGCCTGACCCTGGTTTGGCCTCAGGGCCATCTGTACCCACAGCTGGCCATGGCTCGCATGGCCACCATCATAGGTTGGCTTTCTAACTGGGAAGGAAGCTGCTGAAACAGTAGGTTTTGGCTGCTATCTGTTCTGGATAAATTCCAGACCTGACAGCTGGTCATGTAACTCTGACAGGCCTTAAACACCCCCACACTCCTGCCCCAGAAGTGATGTCCTCAAAGTCCTCACTGAGCAGTGGACTGGCAGTCGGCTGAGCCAGACTGTTCATCCCGCAGGCTTCTGTGCCTATGCTGGGACTGGGgccacccacctcctcctccttgttCAAACTGTCTGGCTGGGCTAGCCGGAAGAGGCAGTCATAGACGGGGTTCACCAGGGCCATCATGGGCATGTTGTTCACCtgtgagagggaggaggggccagAGCACCGGGCTTAGTGACCAAGGGGAGCAGTCCAACCTAGGCCTCAGGAGACGgccatgtctgcctcccagggtggCTGCCCGGGCCTCACCCTCAGGTAGTCAAAGATGTTGCAGATAAAGGTGACATAGCAGACCCAGCCCTGCAGGGAGCGTGCGCGCAGCTGCTCCCGAGCCTGGAACTCCTGCTGCAGTCGGTTGAGGAGTCCGCGCCGGAAGACACTCTGGCCTGCTTGTTTACTCTCTGCCTGTGAGCCAGGGAGAGGAAGGTGAAGGGTGTGGGGGGGGGTGGTGCCCCTGCAACCCCACCCATCCTATGCCTGTCTGTCCTGCAGGCCAGGCCTTCTGCCCACTCCTGAAGCACCTTTCTCAAAGCAGCTTCCTTTACTCTCCCAACCCCCAACCTGAATGATGGCGTAGCACATGCGTCCTGCTTCCTTGCTGAACACA
This is a stretch of genomic DNA from Saimiri boliviensis isolate mSaiBol1 chromosome 17, mSaiBol1.pri, whole genome shotgun sequence. It encodes these proteins:
- the MIF4GD gene encoding MIF4G domain-containing protein isoform X2 produces the protein MGEPSREEYKIQSFDAETQQLLKTALKDPGAVDLEKVANVIVDHSLQDCVFSKEAGRMCYAIIQAESKQAGQSVFRRGLLNRLQQEFQAREQLRARSLQGWVCYVTFICNIFDYLRVNNMPMMALVNPVYDCLFRLAQPDSLNKEEEVDCLVLQLHRVGEQLEKMNGQRMDELFVLIRDGFLLPTGLSSLAQLLLLEIIEFRAAGWKTTPAAHKYYYSEVSD
- the MIF4GD gene encoding MIF4G domain-containing protein isoform X1 yields the protein MASGEPPAEATSRGRIILSPPPPVRGRIQNGAQELGVSSAVLSPSPVKSYRDWLVMGEPSREEYKIQSFDAETQQLLKTALKDPGAVDLEKVANVIVDHSLQDCVFSKEAGRMCYAIIQAESKQAGQSVFRRGLLNRLQQEFQAREQLRARSLQGWVCYVTFICNIFDYLRVNNMPMMALVNPVYDCLFRLAQPDSLNKEEEVDCLVLQLHRVGEQLEKMNGQRMDELFVLIRDGFLLPTGLSSLAQLLLLEIIEFRAAGWKTTPAAHKYYYSEVSD